Below is a window of Garra rufa chromosome 24, GarRuf1.0, whole genome shotgun sequence DNA.
CCAGAGACCTTCAGCGGTTCCTTTAGTGGCCATAATTGCCCTTGATATTGCACAAAAATAAGGTAATCAATATTAGACATCTTTGACTTCTGTGTCTTCTTTTAATACTTATGCACAGACTTATTATGTTAGCCTTGTATACATATTTAATTTGTTTCTTTTGTCACTATGCCCTTTATTTACAGATTCATAATAAACCTTTAAACCTGAATGACCTTCAACAGCCAAACAAGAGCAAGAAAAGGTTTGAAAGCAGGTAATATTCCTAATCTTCCTTATGAGTAAGTGAAATATTACTACCTATTACTGGCATCTAGTTTTATAACAAGTATGTGGGCCTCTGTAGAAAAAATATTCACTTTACAAACtagttcttaactaagaaaatgtgttcaaaactttaaaataatgtatctaatataaaaaatgtataacttGGAAAATTACATTTGTGATGTTATCAAATGATCTATGAAGTCAAGAGAAAATGGAAAATGTCAGATTATCTGATGTAAGTTTCTGATGTTCTGTTGCTCAGTCAAaggatttgattaaaaaaaagatctTTATCGTCGTGTTTAATTCATTATATTTAATTCACACAATAACTTTCAGAATGCATTATATTGTGAGATGCAGTATATGTAGTATTTCAGTACGTGAAATAAACATTTTCCACAAAGAAATTTTACAAAAGAAAACATCTGACTGCCTTCAGACATTTGAGGCAATTAGGGGACACATCAATGTGTCAAATCCTGCTTAATGGCTTTAAATGATAAGAGAAGAATACATAAGTACATAATTTCTGCCTGACAGGAATGCACCATTTCTCTCATGACTTAAGTGTGGAAGCCAAATTCTTTCCTAGAATTTAGGattttaaattaagtaaaaagAAAACAGATTTTCCTAACACTGTACACTGTACAATTGGTGATTATATTATAATTACACaattatttacataatttattaatagtaaaataataaaagattgtCAAACTATTTAGTAAAGTGaggcttcttttcttttttgtgatATGAGAACAGTCATAGCAtacagatatttttttaaatatcaaaatacATTTTACTTCACAGAAGTAAAATGGTTGAAATacggtttaaatatttccacacattctagcataaccaaatttatggtaTTTACTACTTGACATAGCAACACTACAGAGACAAAAGTGCGCCAAAATTTAAAAGTCTTTTGAAGATattcgctgaatatttattttaccatagtaaaagtaaatttctggctgaagtaaatttttcatctcagtttttagtattcatttaaaacgaGATAacatctgctattattttaatcttcaATCTGCTATTTATCAGTTTATCAGTTATTAATGCTTTGCAAACCAGTTGCGAAGATGGGGAAAGTTGTAACAGCGTGTTACACTGTGCTGTTCTGTGACATTAGCGATGTAATTTACGCCATTTACTTTTATGGATTttaatgagaaaccacaagaaacaggtgaatatgACTGACAGtcgatgtttaatgttcagaatttattgtttcaagaaatgtaaagcattttggctcgtttatttGTCTCTTGTTTTAttagagctgtgtgtggagggagtgaagtgttcttctgaatttataaatgtgtttcatctatttgggcactactactgtacagctgtgttttGCGATCAGGGCCGCCCCAAGcattgcgatgtgttcattgtcaaactccaaaattcgattattttttattctaataaaaaaacgccattattttatttgaaaaggtTAACAATTTTAGTTTATTGGAAAAAAAATTTAGTTTGtcgtgttttttttgttgttttttttttttcattcgaccAGATAACATTTTATAAGCTCTCATATGGttatgttacaatgtaccccacctactgGGCATGTTGTAACATTTCACTTCTTTTCTTtcgaggtaaataacgaaaaacgtatacactgtaattatgaaacaaagcgacatatttgtactagacaagtgtgaaattaatgtggataaaaaaaGTTATACTCTGAACTCCACATGGATTTAAACAAActgagaaattcaaaaagtgttaggttgtgccccgttCTCCCCTATATTCACAGCATTTCATGCGTGAATTGCATGTTtgtgtttcatttttaataaattattaaatagaaCAAAAGAATAAGCATCATGCCATTGAcccatttattaaaaataagcaAATCATGTGTGGAAAAAATTTACAATAGACATCTGACAACCTTTGTTTCCAACCAAACTATTTTACTATACAACTCTTTTGAATAGTTGTGGGATTTTCTCTCAGGAGGAAGATATATAGGCTGTGACATCATCTAGTCCAGAGCTCTCATTATCCAGATACTCCAGAATTATGTTGCCTCCGTTGTGCAGGGGACAGTCTGTAAGGGAGAGCAGTGACTGGAGGCTGGCATCCATCTTAAAGGCTTCACCCGTCTCAGGGTGACACAAATGCAGTTTCTGTGCAAAGCATAGTTTTATGTGAATTGTATTcacaaaataataaagaaataaatttgTTACAAAGTCAAAATCCTAAAACAATAGCCCCCAAcattgcacattttgcatgtcttcTTAATTAAAAACACCTGATTCGACTCTTCAGCTTATAAGTAGAGACTCCAAAACTTGAAATTGGTGACATGCAAAATGTACAGAAGGGATAGGGGCACTGTCCTATAGAATAAAGTTTTATGTGGTGCTGTATGGCTGACCTTAGCTGTGAGCacgttgttgttgttcttcagaCTGGCCTGAGATGCAGCAAAGTCCACTACTTTGCCAACACTCCACTTACTACAGAAGAACATGGGCAAACTAGGGTCTTTAGCCTCTTTGGGCAGAAACACCTGGAAATACGTCCGTTCTGTCTGCAGAGGAGTAATTTCTGATGTAATATTTGTCATAAATTAATGCAAAGAAAGGTACTTTGTAATATAAGGTTTGACTCTGATACCTGTGGCAGGCCTTTATCTCCTGATGCATGCATTTTAAGCTTCATCAGAGCAACTTTTGCAGCAGTTGCAGCATTTTTTGCTCCTTTTCTACCTTTACGTGGTGGTGCATTCTTCTTTGACTCTGTTGGAGGTATTGTAGATTATTTTTTTGGCTTTTTAAGAATTATTTGGTATTACAAACTCTTCAATATTAGACGCTACTGCCCTCATGTGGACAAGAAGAGAATATACACCAAACAGCAGGAGACAGAAATGCAAATAGCTTAAATCCAAGACAAACTAGTGTACTAAACACTAGTTTGTGtgctaaaaaaaaactgacccacTATCTTTTGCACCAGCTCCTGTGTTGCAGCCATGCGAGGCTTTGGAGTCTCCAGTTTCTCACACTTATGGTCATCCTGATGCCGATGTCTGAAACCAGATGAAAAGTCAGATATGTAGAAGAGCACTGGATTTTAGATGTGGACACAGCACCTAGTACATCAGCTGTGATTATATGcacaaaacaatgttttaatgagATTCTATCTATTGGTTTTCTACTACAGTCTCTCTGTCCATTTGGGTGAGACTTCAGTGGTGTCAGAAATGTGAAGTATGGAATGCATGACTATTAAATGATGATTGTGAGAGGTTTTATACGTGAGGCAGAAGTGTTTTTCACAGTGTGGGCAGATGACAGGCAGCAGCTCTTTCCCTCTGCAATTCTCAAAGCTACATGGATGTAATGTGCTTTCTCCAGACTCAGAGATGTCTTTCTTCCCTACCACCTAAAAGAGTTAAGAGAATAATCTGTAACAGCCATTCAAACTAGTAATTAGTTTAagaaacacacacttacatatgcagaaatacatacatacatttatatttatataacatgtgtgtttgtttatgtgtATATATGCATGTGTTATTGTTGTAACATTGTATATTGcactatttttttttgttttttttgtctgtaGTAAAATCATTTCTCACTCACCTCTGGACAAGAGTGAGAGTCCCGGCTTCTGTGTTCTAAACTAGAGGAGATTTAATGTTAATTGAGAAAACAATGATGGCAGTGAATAGAATGAAGTGTCTCAGACTGTCTTATTCAAAACTAATTCACTAATTCATTCAATAATTAATGAGACACCTGCGTTTCCCCATAAAGTATAGTGTGGAATTACCACTGCATGGTAACAGCATGAAATGTAATACTATGGTAGTGAATGaatttaccatattatttttatGGCATTCAAAAAATGTCATGGTACCATAATGACATGATAAGACCACCATACTTTTCTGCCTAGTCACTTCTTGTCTTTGTTATTACTCCGATCCgcactatttaattttaaatagatTAATACAGATCTGAGATTAATTTATTGTAGTTTTCAAAGCCAGCGGTACAAAATCTTACCAAAAAACTCCTGAACAGCTGCTGCATACGAATGGTAGAAAATCTGCATTAAAACatgaaaatgattaaaaattattCGAATTATAATCCTTTTTTATATACAAAAGTAATGAGTATGAGAGCAGATGACTGCTGCTGACTCACATCACACTGATGGTACATCTTATATTTACAATAGCTGTTTGAATAAATAATGAACCTGGAAACAGTATTGTAATTTCTACTAGAAGTGACTGTAGATAATGCTTAAACGTTAAAGAACGTAAAACCTAAAGTTACCTTTTTGATTGCAAAACTCAATATCACAATGTTTTCCGATATCTAGTTCAGCCATTTTAAATGACGTCACAAAGtaatttcaatataaaagtctctTTGAAACGATCTCAAATTTGTTTCTCTCATGTCAGAGATGGTAAATATATTATTGGGAGATAACTGTACTTATGACAAGCGATGTCATGTAAATCTGCGTTCTGACTATCCATAATATGTTATATAGCTAGAGTTTTATTTCGACGAATCGTAATTATATTTTGACTAGTCCATGATGTTAGATATGTCAGCAAATTACACGACGAATCCGGAAATATACGGCAAGCCAAATTAGCTTTAAATGCCCATCATTACTTAACAGTGTTGCGCAGCAACTAGTTACTTGTAATTTAGTtgctgtaataatattactttttgcaGGAACTAGTAGCCCAGTGTAACTAATTACTAAGATTTcagtaataatattacagttagCCTAAAATCCATAAAATAACCCcaacaattaaataattaaacaattccaaacccataaaagcttcattcgtcttcagaacacaatttaagatattttggatgaaaaccggtcccattgactgccaagtaaataacactgtcaaagCCCAGAAAAGTATAAAAGATGTCTTCAAAATAGTCTGTCTGCCATCAGTTGttcataattttacgaagctacgagaaaacAAACCAaagaaaaataatgactttattcaacaattcatctCCTTTGCGTCACCCTAGCGGAGgagcatacaaaaagtattctcgtagctttgtaagattatggttgaaccactgatggcaaaTGGAAAAGTATGAAAAAGTATGGTAGCAtggtctttcatacttttctgagcttgacagtgttatttacttggcagtcaatgggacagccacaaagctcccagttttcatccaaaatatcttacatTGTGTTCCCGAAGACGAACAtagcttttacaggtttggaacgacatgggggtaagtgataaatgacaaaattttcattttggggtggagtaaccctttaattgCTGTTAACTGAATCTGTGAGTTAAGCTTGTTAAGTTTAGTTTTGATTAGTTTGTTTTTAATCTGaaatgaaataagcagaaaaaacaAGGTTTTGGCTCGATTTTCATATTTTTGGTTCAGGGGTAGAAAACGGACAAACGACAACATTTGTTTTCATCTTGTGGGCGGTCCCTTTTCACTGATTAATTTCATGCAGTTAGGATATGGTAAAATTTGTTAATTGATTATTTACAGTCATTCATGTGACTGAGGTTAAGCACATGACATCGTTTAGGCTGCTGCTTGTTTTGTGGCGCTCCGGTGAAGCTTAACTTAAGTGGAAAAATGAGACTAATAAACAAATGTTATGAGGCTGTCAGTCAGGCCAGTGCATCCCTGTGTGGTAGGAAAAGGAAAAAAGCCTGTGACAGAGTTACGGCAGACACTGTGACACAGTTACTGCTGCTGTCAACAGGTGCTAAAAAACAATTGCTGTCATTCCAGCAGTTCATCCCTGACCAAAGTTTTGCTGCTAACAAGCAGACTTTGTCAAGGTGAGTTTCTGATCCAATTTTTCTTGCTTATAGGCACGCAGTATAGTTTCACGTCTAGGTGTAAGGGTCCACTCTATAGGAGTGTTGTTCCAAGGCCCTTTATGAAGGTGCTCTACACAcacattaataatgttttatagTGTGGATGTGGATCCAACCCTAGGCTCTCAGGTCCTGTCGAGTTGATCTAATTTTAGCCCACAGGTTCGGGTTCCATCTAATACACAGCTTGTAGGCCAGACATCCTTTCAGTATGGTTGCATGGTTATGAACAATACCATAGTGTCAACACTGTGATGCAGCATTTAGGTGCTTGAAAGGGAAGATCTCAGGGTAACGTACATAACCCTGTTACCTGAGAGGGGAAAAAGACACTGTATCATGTTTCCTTGCGTTTACACATGCGCTGTTCTTCAGACAAATAATGATGTCAGTTGCAGACGCCATTTTATGGGCTTGGTGACGCACTGCGCTATGTCACTTGGCCCACCTTTTGCCAAAAAGAATTGGCATGTGTCTGCACATGCTTTAGACACCAGTCATGCTGGAGGTGTTCACATAGCGTCAACACCATAACACAGCATATCATTCCCTTCCCAAGGAACCAGGTTACATGTGTAACCTGTAAAATTTCTTTGCAAAACAAGATTGACAGCTCTCTACTGTTTAGAATTCATTGATGTAAATGTTCCATGTTCTATGTTTACATTACAAAATTATTCCTAAATTGTCCCCTTGTATAGATGGTAATGAAATGGAAAGAATAACACCTTTGTATTCGTTCAGGTAAATGTAATTGTTTTGATAgcatttaattgtttatatttagtATATACTTCAATAtggttttactgtaaaaaatatagcAAATTGCTTTCTTATTCAGTTTTGTATTATGTTATGTTTTGACCTTAATTTTAAAAGTTTGTAAATGTGCAAATTTGTCTGTAGGTCAGTACATAGAGTTTTGGCAGTCGTTGTGTTTGCTGTAAGAAATAATTcatgaaaaagtttgaaaagtaaTCTTTGAATGTTTTTTGTTTCAAAGCAATGATAAATGATCCACATCTTAGCCCACATGGATTGCTAAAGGTAGGTCTATAGGCCTTATTCATAGTTTTCACATGACGTCACACCCTAACAGGAATGCCCACCTGCAGGGCAAAACAAGGCTTTCCTCCACTTTAAGTGTTTTTcacattaaatgttttaaaatgtcctGCTGTTTTAGTGATTTAAATATTGCAGTGGGTGCTTTATACAGATTTCAAatggccaattttttttttattcacataTCCAGCCAatcagaaaaagtaaaaattattcatAGGCCTaatactattacagtttttctcagtcgctACAAGTTCAGTGGCCTAAACCCATTTGTCAATTGCAAATTGCTGGCAGCAGAAGTTATACAACTTCAAAACAGTTGTTATCGTTTAcacacatgaaatcaaaatggttCACACTTGTCAGTGTTACTTAATGTTATTTAAGGATAAGTGTGTGCTGTTGAGATGTGATGATTGGGTTAATTATATAATGAGTGTTTTACCACCCCAGTTGGAAAGAACtgtaaaaacttaaaataaacattttttacaatGTTATGG
It encodes the following:
- the zfand1 gene encoding AN1-type zinc finger protein 1: MAELDIGKHCDIEFCNQKDFLPFVCSSCSGVFCLEHRSRDSHSCPEVVGKKDISESGESTLHPCSFENCRGKELLPVICPHCEKHFCLTHRHQDDHKCEKLETPKPRMAATQELVQKIVESKKNAPPRKGRKGAKNAATAAKVALMKLKMHASGDKGLPQTERTYFQVFLPKEAKDPSLPMFFCSKWSVGKVVDFAASQASLKNNNNVLTAKKLHLCHPETGEAFKMDASLQSLLSLTDCPLHNGGNIILEYLDNESSGLDDVTAYISSS